Part of the Synechococcus sp. HK01-R genome is shown below.
GCGCTGACTGTTGTTCAGCATCGAGAAGATCAGCCGGTTGCAGGTCTCCTCCGTCAGGGGGGTCTCCGTGAGGGGGCGGAGCTGCCCGCTGAAGCGTCCGTAGGGAGGTTGCCCGCTGGCGAGGTGCAGGTCGCTTCCGCTGCCCTGAACCAGCTGTTCCATCAGGTCTTCAATCATCAGGTCCATGGCAGGCAGCTCATTGACGCGGGCGCAGGCAGTACGGACATTCCAGCCAGACTTCCTGCAGTCCGCCACCACAACCGGCGCAGGTCAGGGTGCTCAGGGCCCGGGCGCGGCGTTCCGATTCGAGTCCGGCATCGGTGAGGATCATGCGTCCCACCTCCTCCAGGGTGGTGAGTCCTTGGCGCACCAGCTCCAGGCTGTAACCCAGCAGCGTTTGCATGCCGCTCTCCAGGGCGAGGCGCCGGATCACGTCCGTGGTTGCTCCCTTCGCCACGGCGGTGGCCAGGGTTTCATTCATGCGCAACACCTCATACACACCAACCCGGCCGCGGTAGCCACTGCCCTGGCAATGGCCACAGGCGTTGCCGCTTCCGTCGTGGTGACGGGCGCGCACGAAGCGCACATCCGTTTCTCTGTGGGTGATGAGTCCGAAGCGCCCCAGTTCGTCGGTATCGGGCTGGTAAGGCTCGCAGCAGTGGCTGCAGACCCGGCGCAACAGGCGTTGGGACACGATGCCGATCAGGGAAGCGCTGACCATGAACGGTTCGACGCCCATTTCGCTGAGACGGGCGATCGCACTTGGGGCGTCATTGCAGTGCAGGGTGGTCAGCACGAGGTGTCCGGTGAGGGCGGCTTCGATGGCTGTTTTGGCGGTTTCCAGATCGCGCGTCTCCCCCACCAGCAGCACGTCCGGGTCTTGACGCATAAAGGCGCGCAGGGCGGTGCTGAAGTCGAATCCCTTGTCACGGTTGACCTGGCACTGGGTGATCCCAGGCAAGGTGTATTCAATGGGATCCTCCACCGTGGAGATGTTGATCCCAGGGTCGTTCCGTTCCGCCAGTAGCGAATAGAGCGTCGTGGATTTACCCGATCCAGTTGGGCCAGTGACCAGGATCATCCCGAAGGGTTTGGAGCCGAGGCTGCGCACCAGTTGAAGGGCGTCAGCATCGGTGATCAGCTTGTCCAGCCCCAGCTGGGTGGCGCCGCTGTCGAGCAGCCGCAGGACGATCTTTTCCCCGAAGCGGCTCGGAAGGCTGTTGACCCGGAAATCAACGGTGCGCTTCTGGAAGCGTCGCCGAATGCGCCCATCCTGGGCCTGTCGGCGTTCGGCGATATCTAAATCGGCCATGATTTTGAATCTTGAGGTCACTGCCGGCACAAGGCGACTCGGCAACGGTTCGCTGTAGCTCTGAAGCACGCCGTCCTGACGGAAGCGCACCTGAAGTCCGGCTTGCTGGGGCTCCACATGGATGTCACTGGCTTCCAGTTGCAGGGCCTGCAGCAGGATTCGGTTCACCAGATTTACGACCGGTGAGGCGTTGGTGTCTTGCAGGGTCTGCTCGAGGTCCTCGTGCAGGGCTGCCAGCCTCGCGGTTTCCTCGGGGTCTTCTTCCAGGACCCCCTCGGGATTGAAATTTTCAAGCAGGGAAGGGCTGGCGGCTGGGTTGGACGCCGGTTCTGCGCTGAGGGCTGTTTCTCGGGAGGCTGTTTCTCGGGAGGCTGTTTCTCGGGAGAGCGCGCCCGTGATCACTGTGTCAGGGGTGTTGGCTTCAACAGTGCTCTGCGGTTCTTGGAGTGCCAGCCCTTGGAGCTCAAGCCCTTGGAGCAGCCTTGCCAGCTTTGGCTGGTTGAGGTCTAGTCCCTTGCGTTCGATCGCGTCCCGCAGGCGGGAGGCGCTGAGGGGTGTGGGCTGTTCCGGCAGCGGGATCTGCAGGAGCAACTCCAGTTCCAACCGTTGCCGAGTCGGTTCGGAATCGGAGGTTGATGCCTGCTCTTTCATGCTCGACTCCGCAGACGATGCACGGTGATGGGTCGGAGGTGCGGGCTTCCGCCGCTTGTGGGAGGCACGCCTCACCCTTCAACATGTCTAGACGTGAATTCGGTCCCGGTCAGCATGAGTGGCGATCTCTCCTCCCCTGCGCATGAGTCCACCGCTGGTGGCGGTTCTGAGGTTCCGTCGTCATCTGTGAGTCCTGAGTCCGCCGCGCAGCAGCCCTCAGATTCCTCGACCGATGGCTCCGCTGGTTCGATGGACAGCCCAACAGCCAGTGAAACGGTCGATGGGTCGACCGAGTCTGCTGCTGACAACAGTGCCCGGCTCGAGCAGCTGGAGCGCGAGCACAGCAGCCTTCGGGAAGAACATGAGACCCTGCGCAGTCAATACATGCGCATCGCTGCCGATTTCGACAACTTCCGCAAGCGCCAGAGCCGGGATCAGGACGACCTCAAGCTGCAGCTCACCTGCAGCACCCTCAGCGAGATCCTGCCGGTGGTCGACAACTTTGAGCGGGCCCGCCAGCAGCTCAACCCTGAAAGCGAGGAGGCGCAGTCGCTGCATCGCAGTTATCAGGGCCTCTACAAGCAGTTGGTGGATGTGCTCAAACAGCTGGGAGTGGCCCCGATGCGAGTCGTGGGTCAGGACTTTGATCCGACCTTGCATGAGGCAGTGCTGCGGGAACCCAGCGACGAGCACCATGAGGATGTGGTGATCGAGGAGCTT
Proteins encoded:
- the grpE gene encoding nucleotide exchange factor GrpE, with translation MSGDLSSPAHESTAGGGSEVPSSSVSPESAAQQPSDSSTDGSAGSMDSPTASETVDGSTESAADNSARLEQLEREHSSLREEHETLRSQYMRIAADFDNFRKRQSRDQDDLKLQLTCSTLSEILPVVDNFERARQQLNPESEEAQSLHRSYQGLYKQLVDVLKQLGVAPMRVVGQDFDPTLHEAVLREPSDEHHEDVVIEELQRGYHLNGRVLRHAMVKVSMGPGPQGGAAARPDADADSSSAETGDSSDASA
- a CDS encoding GspE/PulE family protein gives rise to the protein MKEQASTSDSEPTRQRLELELLLQIPLPEQPTPLSASRLRDAIERKGLDLNQPKLARLLQGLELQGLALQEPQSTVEANTPDTVITGALSRETASRETASRETALSAEPASNPAASPSLLENFNPEGVLEEDPEETARLAALHEDLEQTLQDTNASPVVNLVNRILLQALQLEASDIHVEPQQAGLQVRFRQDGVLQSYSEPLPSRLVPAVTSRFKIMADLDIAERRQAQDGRIRRRFQKRTVDFRVNSLPSRFGEKIVLRLLDSGATQLGLDKLITDADALQLVRSLGSKPFGMILVTGPTGSGKSTTLYSLLAERNDPGINISTVEDPIEYTLPGITQCQVNRDKGFDFSTALRAFMRQDPDVLLVGETRDLETAKTAIEAALTGHLVLTTLHCNDAPSAIARLSEMGVEPFMVSASLIGIVSQRLLRRVCSHCCEPYQPDTDELGRFGLITHRETDVRFVRARHHDGSGNACGHCQGSGYRGRVGVYEVLRMNETLATAVAKGATTDVIRRLALESGMQTLLGYSLELVRQGLTTLEEVGRMILTDAGLESERRARALSTLTCAGCGGGLQEVWLECPYCLRPRQ